In Archangium violaceum, the following are encoded in one genomic region:
- a CDS encoding alpha/beta hydrolase family protein produces MNRMHWLDALAARFLVARQPRFFEEGWGSNALLEKLTRGPQGFAFPELSEVTMRQPRREGRLLVREGRFPSPAAVGSLPEACREARFQLLLPQDAGPRPPVCVFLAASGDEGFGLRRFIARELARHGVGALLLENPYYGTRRPPGQKGPAVRTVADLLLMFRATAVEATALLGWLLACGHPKVGISGYSMGGSIAAHAAAMFPLPAAVIPLAAAHSAAPVFTEGVLSAVPDWEVLGRTTGGAEAARQRLSELLSAAATTALPPLSNPRRAILVAARQDGFVPSSSTLRLLQHWRGAELRYLSGGHVSAFATGRSTIIRAILDAFSRIEPLQLPPEEQRA; encoded by the coding sequence ATGAACCGCATGCACTGGCTGGACGCACTCGCCGCGCGCTTCCTGGTGGCGCGCCAGCCCCGCTTCTTCGAGGAGGGTTGGGGCTCCAACGCGCTCCTGGAGAAGCTCACCCGAGGCCCCCAGGGCTTCGCCTTCCCCGAGCTCTCCGAGGTGACGATGCGCCAGCCGCGGCGCGAGGGGCGCCTGCTCGTGCGGGAGGGCCGCTTCCCCAGCCCCGCCGCGGTGGGCTCGTTGCCGGAGGCCTGCCGGGAGGCGCGCTTCCAGTTGCTGCTCCCCCAGGATGCCGGCCCGCGCCCGCCGGTGTGCGTCTTCCTGGCCGCCTCCGGGGACGAGGGCTTCGGCCTGCGCCGCTTCATCGCGCGGGAGCTGGCCCGGCACGGGGTGGGCGCGCTGCTGCTGGAGAATCCCTATTACGGCACGCGCCGCCCGCCCGGACAGAAGGGGCCCGCGGTGCGCACGGTGGCGGACCTGCTGCTGATGTTCCGCGCCACGGCGGTGGAAGCCACGGCGCTGCTGGGCTGGCTGCTGGCGTGCGGGCACCCCAAGGTGGGCATCTCCGGCTACAGCATGGGAGGCAGCATCGCCGCCCATGCCGCCGCCATGTTCCCGCTGCCCGCGGCCGTCATTCCCCTGGCCGCGGCGCACTCGGCGGCCCCCGTCTTCACCGAGGGCGTGCTGTCCGCCGTTCCCGACTGGGAGGTGCTGGGCCGCACCACCGGAGGAGCCGAGGCGGCGCGCCAGCGGCTCTCCGAGCTCCTCTCCGCGGCGGCCACCACCGCGCTGCCCCCACTGTCCAACCCGCGCCGCGCCATCCTCGTGGCGGCGCGCCAGGACGGCTTCGTCCCCTCGTCCTCCACGCTGCGCCTGCTTCAGCACTGGCGCGGGGCCGAGCTGCGCTACCTCTCGGGCGGACACGTGAGCGCCTTCGCCACCGGGCGCTCCACCATCATCCGCGCCATCCTCGATGCCTTCTCGCGCATCGAGCCCCTCCAGCTGCCCCCGGAGGAGCAGCGGGCCTGA
- a CDS encoding serine hydrolase domain-containing protein, producing the protein MVRFPGRSWSKFLVALSALALSACVSPLGRQMKPVEALLREQVDSQKIPGAVVLLQRTDGSDSYVKAIGQLDREKGTALQADSLFRIASMTKPITSVAVMMLVEEGKLGLDEPISKYLPEWQNVQVLAAPPATPGGNSSTVPAQTPITVKHLLTHTSGISYRFMGPPLGPLYQQAGITDGFEHTPWTLADESRALASLPLKHQPGAAYSYGLNTDLLGYLVEQVSGAPLDRFFQERIFTPLGMKDTVLFPPEDKASRMPALYRHTSSGSLERVPETGTNVVEGFFTYAPDFQTTGSKSYRSGGAGLVSTASDYARFLQMMANGGELGGVRVLKKETVEQMTRNQIGELRAEFVGTGFGLGFAVQEDPALVEKQGPVGRYFWSGIFKSHAWVDPQNKLVGVIMVNMWDQTSDTPNDIFLRIYSALKE; encoded by the coding sequence GTGGTTCGGTTCCCAGGAAGGTCGTGGTCGAAGTTCCTCGTCGCGTTGAGTGCCCTCGCGCTGTCCGCGTGCGTGTCTCCGCTCGGACGGCAGATGAAGCCGGTGGAGGCGCTCCTGCGCGAGCAGGTGGACTCCCAGAAGATTCCAGGGGCGGTCGTGCTCCTCCAGCGCACCGATGGCTCGGACTCCTATGTGAAGGCCATTGGCCAGCTGGACCGGGAGAAGGGGACGGCGCTGCAAGCGGACTCCCTGTTCCGCATCGCGTCCATGACGAAGCCCATCACCAGCGTCGCCGTGATGATGCTGGTGGAGGAGGGCAAGCTCGGCCTGGATGAGCCCATCTCGAAGTACCTGCCCGAGTGGCAGAACGTCCAGGTGCTGGCCGCTCCGCCTGCGACTCCGGGCGGCAACTCCAGCACCGTGCCGGCCCAGACGCCCATCACCGTGAAGCACCTGCTGACGCACACCTCCGGCATCTCCTATCGCTTCATGGGCCCGCCGCTCGGTCCCCTCTACCAGCAGGCCGGTATCACCGACGGCTTCGAGCACACCCCGTGGACGCTCGCGGACGAGTCGCGCGCCCTGGCCTCGCTGCCCCTCAAGCATCAGCCGGGCGCGGCCTACTCCTACGGCCTCAACACGGACCTCCTCGGCTACCTCGTCGAGCAGGTCTCCGGAGCTCCGCTGGACCGCTTCTTCCAGGAGCGCATCTTCACGCCGCTCGGCATGAAGGACACGGTCCTCTTCCCGCCTGAGGACAAGGCCTCCCGCATGCCCGCGCTGTACCGGCACACCTCCTCGGGCTCGCTCGAGCGCGTGCCCGAGACGGGCACCAACGTGGTCGAGGGTTTCTTCACCTACGCGCCTGACTTCCAGACCACTGGCTCCAAGAGCTACCGCTCGGGCGGCGCGGGGCTGGTGTCGACGGCGAGCGACTACGCGCGCTTCCTCCAGATGATGGCCAACGGGGGGGAGCTCGGCGGCGTGCGCGTCCTGAAGAAGGAGACGGTCGAGCAGATGACCCGGAATCAAATCGGCGAGCTGCGCGCGGAGTTCGTCGGCACCGGCTTCGGCCTCGGCTTCGCGGTGCAGGAGGACCCCGCGCTCGTGGAGAAGCAGGGCCCGGTGGGGCGCTACTTCTGGTCTGGCATCTTCAAGAGCCACGCCTGGGTCGACCCCCAGAACAAGCTCGTGGGCGTCATCATGGTCAACATGTGGGACCAGACCTCCGACACGCCCAACGACATCTTCCTCCGCATCTACTCCGCCCTGAAGGAGTGA
- a CDS encoding DcaP family trimeric outer membrane transporter has protein sequence MWRLGQLGVLLGALLAGSSTLAQSKDVAVPEAPETPGGVQTPESPPEEEPPAEVSKPAVVDPSLTGMVVKVGPATEEDLRRGYVSFRGRIKVDLNYDFKPILNEEDFVPASIPVGAEQRGPNLNFNAKQSRLFFEGGKLTLLGPLVGHVSADFYGEGSSGGDFRVYEAYAVIGPLLAGRKWTTFMDLEAVPDTLDFQGPGSMLASRREVLRYGNTFGPLLVQVALERPLPDITLSNPDTEEVRKPLPDVVGALEWNLGTGRHVRAAGLARWLGYYEVGGMQRAVPGWGALLSGLWTWGRTGSRASAQVHYGSGIGNYTSDLAGLGLDALVVAPGRLRAVPSLGLFAALEPHWTEHLSSSFVYGYLEVFAQDVQPGGALRRTHYLSGNFLISPVRSVTFGAELLYGRRENMDGARADAVRLIFSTRFFY, from the coding sequence ATGTGGAGGCTCGGTCAACTTGGGGTGCTGCTGGGCGCGTTGCTGGCCGGGAGCAGCACCCTCGCACAATCGAAGGATGTCGCTGTCCCCGAGGCACCCGAGACGCCCGGTGGCGTCCAGACGCCGGAGTCTCCCCCGGAGGAAGAGCCACCCGCCGAGGTGTCGAAGCCGGCGGTGGTCGACCCCTCGCTCACGGGCATGGTGGTGAAGGTGGGACCCGCCACCGAGGAGGACCTGAGGCGCGGCTATGTCTCCTTCCGCGGCCGCATCAAGGTGGACCTCAACTATGACTTCAAGCCCATCCTCAACGAGGAGGACTTCGTGCCCGCCTCCATTCCGGTGGGCGCGGAGCAGCGCGGGCCCAACCTGAACTTCAACGCGAAGCAGAGCCGGCTCTTCTTCGAGGGGGGAAAGCTGACGCTCCTGGGGCCGCTCGTCGGCCATGTCTCCGCGGACTTCTACGGCGAGGGCTCCAGCGGCGGGGACTTCCGCGTCTACGAGGCGTATGCCGTCATCGGTCCGCTGCTGGCGGGGCGCAAGTGGACGACGTTCATGGACCTGGAGGCCGTGCCCGACACCCTCGACTTCCAGGGGCCGGGCTCCATGCTGGCCTCACGGCGCGAGGTGCTGCGCTACGGGAACACCTTCGGCCCGCTGCTGGTGCAGGTGGCGCTGGAGCGGCCCCTGCCGGACATCACCCTCTCCAACCCGGACACGGAGGAGGTGCGCAAGCCCCTGCCGGACGTGGTGGGCGCGCTGGAGTGGAACCTCGGCACGGGCCGGCACGTGCGCGCGGCGGGACTCGCCCGATGGCTCGGGTATTACGAGGTGGGCGGCATGCAGCGCGCGGTGCCGGGGTGGGGCGCCCTGTTGAGCGGGCTCTGGACGTGGGGCCGCACGGGCTCGCGCGCCTCGGCCCAGGTGCACTATGGCTCCGGCATCGGCAACTACACGAGCGACCTGGCCGGGCTGGGGCTCGATGCGCTGGTGGTGGCCCCCGGCCGGCTGCGGGCGGTGCCCTCGCTCGGCCTGTTCGCCGCCCTCGAGCCGCACTGGACCGAGCACCTCTCCTCCTCGTTCGTCTACGGCTACCTCGAGGTGTTCGCCCAGGACGTGCAGCCGGGCGGCGCGCTGAGGCGCACGCACTACCTCTCCGGCAACTTCCTCATTTCGCCGGTGCGCTCCGTCACCTTCGGCGCGGAGCTGCTCTACGGGCGGCGGGAGAACATGGATGGGGCCCGGGCCGACGCCGTGCGGCTCATCTTCTCCACCCGCTTCTTCTATTGA
- a CDS encoding neutral/alkaline ceramidase, translating to MQRRFFSSPRLLAAVVLALALGACDTDPPDEGELSTRSDALADPCAGNQSFQVGAGIYDITGPAAELGMMGYAMVDQKTAGIHQRLRSRAFVISSACNGKRAVFVSADVGQVFQGVRQQVVERLRAKYGTLYTDDNVLLSATHTHSGPGGFSHYALYNLTVLGYDKQNFEAIVDGVYQSIVRAHDNLAPGGIRVASGDLLDASINRSPEAYLRNPSTERAQSAHDTDKRMTLLRLQGDDGREVGIINWFAVHGTSMGNDNLLISGDNKGYASYLFEKLKGTNYTAQRTFVAAFAQSNEGDVTPNIYGGTNGGGANDFESTELSGRKQYTLAKALYDSATVPLTGGVDYRHAYVKMDEVQVAPQYADGLAHTTCEAAIGDSMLAGAEDGPGFGYEGSTCEDIDSVWTVFNCTLFTTPCQGEKPITLEMGTMQPYPWTPEVLPLQVVRLGNVALVGVPFEPTTMAGRRLRKQVLAQLSPLGVDQVIIAGLSNAYAGYLTTREEYAKQDYEGASVHFGPWQLAAVQQEVDKLAIAMRTGASVAPGPTPRDLRNDQTTVQTGVVYDDKPLTASFGGLVADARATYTRGETVSVKFWGGHPKNNLRRQGSFLQVQRKSGTSWVTVANDWDWETKYRWQRYDCAPTFGCSHVTTEWKIPADVTPGTYRIRHDGDWKSGWDGLIRAYSGTSREFTVN from the coding sequence ATGCAACGACGTTTCTTCTCCTCCCCCCGCCTGCTGGCAGCCGTGGTGCTCGCGCTCGCCCTGGGCGCGTGCGACACGGACCCCCCGGACGAGGGCGAGCTCTCGACGCGGAGCGACGCGCTCGCCGACCCCTGCGCGGGCAACCAGAGCTTCCAGGTGGGCGCGGGCATCTACGACATCACCGGCCCGGCCGCCGAGCTGGGGATGATGGGCTACGCGATGGTGGACCAGAAGACGGCGGGCATCCACCAGCGCCTGCGCTCGCGGGCCTTCGTCATCTCCTCGGCGTGCAACGGCAAGCGCGCGGTGTTCGTGAGCGCGGACGTCGGCCAGGTCTTCCAGGGCGTGAGGCAGCAGGTGGTGGAGAGGCTGCGCGCGAAGTACGGCACCCTCTACACGGACGACAACGTGTTGCTGAGCGCCACGCACACGCACTCGGGCCCGGGGGGCTTCTCGCACTACGCGCTCTACAACCTCACCGTGCTCGGCTACGACAAGCAGAACTTCGAGGCCATCGTGGACGGCGTCTACCAGTCCATCGTCCGAGCCCATGACAACCTCGCACCCGGCGGCATCCGCGTGGCCTCCGGCGACCTGCTCGACGCGAGCATCAACCGCTCCCCCGAGGCCTACCTGCGCAACCCCTCCACGGAGCGGGCGCAGTCGGCCCACGACACGGACAAGCGCATGACGCTGCTGCGACTCCAGGGGGATGACGGGCGCGAGGTGGGCATCATCAACTGGTTCGCCGTCCATGGCACCTCCATGGGCAACGACAACCTGCTCATCAGCGGCGACAACAAGGGCTACGCGTCCTACCTCTTCGAGAAGCTCAAGGGGACGAACTACACCGCGCAGCGCACCTTCGTGGCCGCCTTCGCGCAGAGCAACGAGGGTGACGTGACGCCCAACATCTACGGCGGCACGAACGGCGGGGGCGCCAACGACTTCGAGAGCACGGAGCTCTCCGGCCGCAAGCAGTACACCCTGGCGAAGGCGCTCTATGACTCGGCGACGGTGCCGCTGACGGGTGGCGTGGACTACCGGCACGCCTACGTGAAGATGGACGAGGTGCAGGTGGCGCCGCAGTACGCGGATGGGCTCGCGCACACCACCTGCGAGGCGGCCATCGGCGACTCCATGCTGGCGGGCGCCGAGGATGGCCCGGGCTTCGGCTACGAGGGCTCCACCTGCGAGGACATCGACAGTGTCTGGACGGTCTTCAACTGCACCCTCTTCACCACGCCGTGCCAGGGGGAGAAGCCCATCACGTTGGAGATGGGCACGATGCAGCCCTACCCGTGGACGCCCGAGGTGCTGCCGCTCCAGGTGGTGAGGCTGGGCAACGTGGCGCTGGTGGGAGTGCCCTTCGAGCCGACGACCATGGCGGGCCGGCGGCTGCGCAAGCAGGTGCTGGCGCAACTGTCGCCGCTGGGGGTGGACCAGGTGATCATCGCCGGCCTGTCCAACGCCTACGCGGGCTACCTGACGACGCGCGAGGAGTACGCGAAGCAGGACTACGAGGGGGCCTCCGTCCACTTCGGCCCGTGGCAGCTGGCGGCGGTGCAGCAGGAGGTGGACAAGCTGGCCATCGCGATGCGCACGGGCGCCAGCGTGGCGCCGGGCCCCACCCCGAGGGATTTGCGCAACGACCAGACGACGGTGCAGACGGGCGTGGTGTACGACGACAAGCCGCTGACGGCGAGCTTCGGCGGCCTCGTCGCGGACGCGCGTGCCACGTATACCCGGGGCGAGACGGTGAGCGTGAAGTTCTGGGGCGGCCACCCGAAGAACAACCTGCGGCGCCAGGGCTCCTTCCTCCAGGTGCAGCGCAAGTCGGGCACCTCGTGGGTGACGGTGGCCAACGACTGGGACTGGGAGACGAAGTACCGCTGGCAGCGCTACGACTGCGCCCCCACCTTCGGGTGCTCGCACGTCACCACCGAGTGGAAGATTCCGGCGGACGTCACACCGGGCACCTACCGCATCCGCCATGATGGGGACTGGAAGTCGGGCTGGGACGGGCTCATCCGCGCCTACTCCGGCACCTCGCGCGAGTTCACCGTCAACTGA
- a CDS encoding carboxylesterase/lipase family protein: MRLPFRLSLLSSLAALALLTHCAHSKGPALASGPAPVVATDKGPVRGLAYADGSAAFLGIPFAAPPTGALRWRAPQPAEAWTTPREATRFGSACPQVEMFSGKAMADTSEDCLSLNVWTPALQPATRAPVMVWIHGGGFTMGSSGFELYDGAALSRSGVVVVSMNYRLGALGFLGHPALGAENANKASGNYGLMDQRRALEWVRDNIAAFGGDPDNVTLFGESAGAISACLQMVSPQAQGLFKRVIAESGTCYLTGVPLRDPGTPREDSAEERGLRLAKELGCTDGDVAGCLRTRTPEQLLAASGAALDLLKPHVGFAPIIDGDVLPAAPRQLLAEGKYAKVPLLLGTNKDEGTLFTIKAKLSSPEQYEEALRVRSPEHAEELLRLYPAKSFASPHAAYDHMLRDALFLCPARRLARTVVEHGQPVYAYHFTYEPKSLFGAFYNLGAAHAAELPFVFGAEKGRLSLGSDKERELSAKIIGYWTRFATQADPNGKDATEWPAYTREGEPHLVLDMNLERGERLDQEHCDELEKLGL; encoded by the coding sequence ATGCGACTCCCCTTCCGTCTCTCCCTCCTCTCTTCCCTGGCCGCTCTGGCCCTGCTCACCCATTGCGCCCATTCGAAGGGCCCGGCGCTCGCATCCGGACCCGCGCCCGTGGTCGCCACCGACAAGGGCCCGGTGCGGGGGCTGGCGTACGCGGACGGCAGCGCCGCATTCCTGGGCATTCCGTTCGCGGCACCGCCCACCGGCGCCCTCCGCTGGCGCGCGCCTCAGCCCGCCGAGGCATGGACGACGCCGCGTGAGGCCACGCGCTTCGGCAGCGCCTGCCCGCAGGTGGAGATGTTCAGCGGCAAGGCGATGGCGGACACCAGCGAGGACTGCCTCTCTCTCAACGTGTGGACGCCCGCGCTCCAGCCCGCCACCCGCGCGCCGGTGATGGTGTGGATTCACGGCGGCGGCTTCACCATGGGCTCGTCCGGCTTCGAGCTGTACGACGGCGCGGCGCTGTCGCGCTCGGGCGTGGTGGTGGTGAGCATGAACTACCGGCTCGGGGCGCTGGGCTTCCTCGGCCACCCCGCGCTGGGCGCCGAGAATGCGAACAAGGCCTCCGGCAACTACGGCCTGATGGACCAGCGGCGCGCGCTCGAGTGGGTGCGAGACAACATCGCCGCTTTCGGAGGTGACCCGGACAACGTCACGCTCTTCGGCGAGTCGGCCGGAGCCATCTCCGCGTGCCTGCAGATGGTGTCGCCGCAGGCGCAGGGCCTCTTCAAGCGCGTCATCGCCGAGAGCGGCACCTGCTACCTGACGGGCGTGCCGCTGCGCGACCCGGGCACGCCCCGGGAGGACAGCGCCGAGGAGCGGGGCCTGCGCCTGGCGAAGGAGCTGGGCTGCACGGACGGGGACGTGGCCGGGTGCCTGCGGACCAGGACGCCCGAGCAGCTGCTGGCCGCGAGTGGTGCCGCGCTCGACCTGCTCAAGCCGCACGTGGGCTTCGCGCCCATCATCGACGGGGACGTGCTGCCCGCGGCGCCGCGCCAGCTGCTCGCGGAGGGCAAGTACGCGAAGGTGCCGCTGCTGCTGGGGACCAACAAGGACGAGGGCACGCTCTTCACCATCAAGGCGAAGCTGAGCTCGCCCGAGCAGTATGAGGAGGCGCTGCGGGTGCGCTCGCCGGAGCACGCGGAGGAGCTGCTGCGCCTCTACCCGGCGAAGTCCTTCGCCTCTCCGCACGCGGCGTACGACCACATGCTGCGCGATGCGCTCTTCCTGTGCCCTGCCCGCCGGCTGGCGCGCACGGTGGTGGAGCACGGGCAGCCCGTCTACGCCTACCACTTCACGTACGAGCCCAAGAGCCTCTTCGGGGCCTTCTACAACCTGGGAGCGGCGCACGCCGCCGAACTGCCCTTCGTCTTCGGAGCGGAGAAGGGCCGGCTGTCGCTCGGAAGCGACAAGGAGCGGGAGCTGTCGGCGAAGATCATCGGCTACTGGACGCGCTTCGCGACCCAGGCGGATCCGAACGGCAAGGACGCAACCGAGTGGCCGGCATACACACGAGAGGGAGAGCCGCACCTGGTGCTGGACATGAACCTGGAGCGAGGCGAGCGGCTGGACCAGGAGCACTGTGACGAGCTGGAGAAGCTAGGACTCTAG
- a CDS encoding transcriptional regulator: MKAPFEELATLDRLIHEPARLALLTALASCESADFLYLQRLTGLSKGNLSSHLSKLEEAELVTVEKQFKGKTPLTRIAVTEKGREAVEQHWRQLEQLRGKARRWVPRGTE, from the coding sequence ATGAAGGCCCCGTTCGAGGAGCTGGCGACGCTCGACCGGCTGATCCACGAGCCCGCGAGGCTGGCGCTGCTGACGGCGCTCGCCTCGTGCGAGAGCGCGGACTTCCTCTACCTGCAGCGGCTCACGGGGCTGTCCAAGGGGAACTTGTCCAGCCACCTGTCCAAGCTGGAGGAGGCGGAGCTGGTGACGGTGGAGAAGCAGTTCAAGGGGAAGACGCCCCTGACGCGCATCGCGGTGACGGAGAAGGGGCGGGAGGCGGTGGAGCAGCACTGGCGGCAGCTGGAGCAGTTGCGAGGCAAGGCGCGGCGCTGGGTGCCACGGGGCACCGAGTAG
- the ccmA gene encoding heme ABC exporter ATP-binding protein CcmA — MIEARKLTKHYGEATAVKEASFTVAAGEVVGLLGPNGAGKTTLLRMLAGVLTPSEGEGVVAGASTATDAFGIKQRLGFLSGDTALSQRLTPREVLTFFGQLHELKPAELKQCTEELIARFEMGPFADKPCGTLSAGQKQRANVARAFLHDPPALILDEPTTALDVLSGRFLLDAIRAARDAGKAILFSTHVMGEVDYLCDRVVLLHQGQVLDQGPIPEVCARAGVRTLTEAFLHYLPSRSA, encoded by the coding sequence ATGATCGAAGCCCGGAAGCTGACGAAGCACTACGGGGAGGCCACGGCCGTGAAGGAGGCGAGCTTCACGGTGGCGGCGGGAGAGGTAGTGGGCCTGCTGGGTCCCAACGGCGCGGGGAAGACGACGCTCCTGCGCATGCTGGCCGGGGTGCTCACGCCGTCCGAGGGAGAGGGGGTGGTGGCGGGGGCGAGCACCGCGACGGACGCCTTCGGCATCAAACAGCGGCTGGGCTTCCTGTCGGGAGACACGGCGCTCTCCCAGCGGCTGACACCGCGCGAGGTGCTGACCTTCTTCGGCCAGCTGCACGAGCTGAAGCCGGCGGAGCTGAAGCAGTGCACGGAGGAGCTCATCGCGCGGTTCGAGATGGGGCCCTTCGCGGACAAGCCATGCGGGACGCTGTCGGCGGGGCAGAAGCAGCGGGCGAACGTGGCGCGAGCGTTCCTGCATGATCCACCGGCGCTCATCCTGGACGAGCCCACCACGGCGCTGGACGTGCTGAGCGGGCGGTTCCTGCTGGACGCCATCCGCGCGGCGCGAGACGCGGGCAAGGCCATCCTCTTCTCCACGCACGTGATGGGCGAGGTCGATTACCTGTGCGACCGGGTGGTGTTGCTGCACCAGGGCCAGGTGCTCGACCAGGGACCCATCCCCGAGGTGTGCGCCCGCGCCGGAGTGCGCACGCTCACCGAGGCCTTCCTCCACTACCTCCCCTCGCGATCCGCCTGA
- a CDS encoding ABC transporter permease subunit/CPBP intramembrane protease — MRWSIARTLFRKDLLEALRDRRTLTLLVAVPLLLYPLLLVVTALTSGALARSTEEKPLKLVVWGSPSPMLQEALSGMERVEWVDSRETAPEDPSREAKRLLDERKAHVVLALTSKPVTGSEENLGVRVYSDSGRPESRAARQRLGKVLDRVHLDTVRVRFTEAGLSDELAEPLQVEDSDFRSLGLWLAYMLPYVLLCALVMSGFYPAIDVTAGEKERGTLQTLLCAPVKPLEVVLGKYGVVSLFTLGGALMNLLGMGLAFMAIAGGTVGRVHMSVGTLAAAFGALVPLAMLVSALLIVVGVTARSFKEGQNHLMPLLLVVMALGHGAMIPSVELTPTLALVPIVNVAVLLRELLTGRVDVGLYSVVFVSTLAWAVAGVLFAARVFESEQVLLSGEKPWRDVFGRKVRRGDAFSPGSALLYFAVILVGSLVAGLLLWKRLPMWGVLAVTQVGIFGVPAVGWVRYRGADVREVFSLRLPTGRGALAVLLLIPCALGVQVLLRKALGAASTPGLEEFLRGMELMMKESASWPLPLALAALALAPALCEEAAFRGVMLVGLSRTGSRGVAVVGSALTFGLLHIHPIHVLHAAMLGLMLGYATLRTRSLLAGVVLHFANNALSVVSVRTGTAAVWTWLDTWPVALALCVPGLVALWLLRGEEPVPVPAAVEAAPAEPSVPLPKAS, encoded by the coding sequence ATGCGCTGGAGCATTGCCCGAACCCTCTTCCGGAAGGACCTGCTCGAGGCCCTGAGAGACCGCCGCACGCTGACGCTGCTCGTCGCCGTGCCGCTGCTGCTCTACCCGCTGCTGCTGGTGGTGACGGCGCTGACGTCCGGGGCGCTCGCGCGGAGCACCGAGGAGAAGCCGCTGAAGCTCGTCGTCTGGGGTTCTCCGTCCCCGATGCTCCAGGAGGCGCTGAGCGGAATGGAGCGCGTGGAGTGGGTGGACTCGCGCGAAACGGCGCCCGAGGACCCCTCGCGTGAAGCGAAGCGGCTGCTGGACGAGCGCAAGGCGCACGTGGTGCTCGCGCTGACGTCGAAGCCGGTGACGGGGAGCGAGGAGAACCTGGGCGTGCGCGTCTACTCCGACTCGGGCCGCCCCGAGTCGAGGGCCGCCCGCCAGCGGTTGGGAAAGGTGCTCGACCGGGTGCACCTGGACACGGTGCGCGTGCGCTTCACGGAAGCGGGGCTGTCGGACGAGCTGGCCGAGCCGCTCCAGGTGGAGGACTCGGACTTCCGCTCGCTGGGGCTGTGGCTCGCGTACATGCTGCCCTACGTGCTGCTGTGCGCGCTGGTGATGTCGGGCTTCTACCCGGCCATCGACGTCACGGCGGGAGAGAAGGAGCGGGGAACGCTGCAGACGCTGCTGTGCGCGCCGGTGAAGCCGCTGGAGGTGGTGCTGGGCAAGTACGGCGTGGTGAGCCTCTTCACGCTGGGCGGAGCCCTGATGAACCTGCTGGGAATGGGGCTGGCCTTCATGGCGATCGCCGGAGGGACGGTCGGGCGGGTGCACATGAGTGTCGGGACGCTCGCGGCGGCCTTCGGCGCGCTCGTGCCGCTGGCGATGCTGGTGAGCGCCCTGCTCATCGTGGTGGGGGTGACGGCGCGCAGCTTCAAGGAGGGGCAGAACCACCTGATGCCCTTGCTGCTGGTGGTGATGGCACTCGGCCATGGAGCGATGATTCCCAGCGTGGAGCTGACGCCGACGCTGGCGCTGGTGCCCATCGTCAACGTGGCGGTGCTACTGCGCGAGCTGCTCACCGGGCGGGTGGACGTGGGCCTCTATTCGGTGGTCTTCGTGAGCACGCTGGCCTGGGCGGTGGCGGGCGTGCTCTTCGCGGCCCGCGTCTTCGAGAGCGAGCAGGTGCTGCTGTCCGGCGAGAAGCCCTGGCGGGACGTGTTCGGCCGGAAGGTGCGCAGGGGGGACGCGTTCTCGCCCGGGAGCGCCCTGCTCTACTTCGCCGTCATCCTGGTGGGCTCGCTCGTCGCGGGGCTCCTGCTGTGGAAGCGGTTGCCGATGTGGGGGGTGCTGGCGGTGACGCAGGTGGGCATCTTCGGGGTGCCGGCCGTGGGGTGGGTGCGGTACCGGGGAGCGGACGTGCGCGAGGTGTTCTCCCTGCGCCTGCCCACGGGGCGCGGGGCGCTCGCGGTGCTCCTGCTCATCCCCTGTGCCCTGGGCGTGCAGGTCCTGCTGCGCAAGGCCCTGGGGGCCGCGTCCACTCCCGGGCTGGAGGAATTCCTGCGCGGGATGGAGCTGATGATGAAGGAGAGCGCGAGCTGGCCGTTGCCGCTGGCGCTGGCGGCGCTGGCGCTGGCCCCGGCCCTTTGCGAGGAGGCGGCGTTCCGCGGGGTGATGCTGGTGGGGCTGTCGCGCACGGGCTCGCGGGGGGTGGCGGTGGTGGGCAGCGCGCTCACCTTCGGGCTGCTCCACATCCACCCCATCCACGTGCTGCACGCGGCGATGTTGGGGCTGATGCTCGGCTACGCCACGCTGCGGACGCGCTCGTTGCTGGCGGGAGTCGTGCTGCACTTCGCCAACAACGCCCTCTCCGTGGTCAGCGTCCGGACCGGGACGGCCGCGGTGTGGACGTGGCTGGACACCTGGCCGGTGGCGCTCGCGCTGTGCGTGCCCGGCCTGGTGGCGCTGTGGCTGCTGCGCGGAGAGGAGCCGGTGCCCGTCCCGGCCGCGGTGGAGGCCGCCCCGGCCGAGCCGTCCGTGCCGTTGCCGAAGGCGTCCTGA
- a CDS encoding hydrogenase maturation nickel metallochaperone HypA, with amino-acid sequence MHESVLAGQVLEVVLERALFEGASRVRVVRGWVAEMVSLCPERLSVHFADRARGTSAEGARLLLELIYVEARCRSCGRTYAPEHPRPRCPVCGSRDVEQLGQTGLSVTSLVVE; translated from the coding sequence ATGCACGAGTCGGTACTGGCAGGGCAGGTGCTCGAGGTCGTGCTCGAGCGCGCCCTCTTCGAGGGCGCCTCGCGTGTCCGCGTGGTGCGGGGCTGGGTGGCGGAGATGGTGTCCCTGTGCCCCGAGCGCCTCTCCGTCCACTTCGCCGACCGGGCCCGGGGGACCTCGGCGGAAGGGGCGCGGCTGCTGCTGGAGCTCATCTACGTGGAGGCTCGCTGCCGGTCCTGTGGCCGTACCTACGCGCCCGAGCACCCCCGCCCGCGCTGCCCCGTGTGCGGCAGCCGCGACGTCGAGCAGCTCGGGCAGACGGGGCTCTCCGTCACCTCGCTCGTGGTGGAGTGA